Below is a window of Malus domestica chromosome 13, GDT2T_hap1 DNA.
tctgaatgaaacctgaagcccttggattccaaagtacctaaagaaataagatttttcttcaaatttggtacataccgaacacctgtcaactctttaaccatgccatcatgcaacttcaaacgaactgtaccaatcccttttgttgtgtaaggattgtcatctcccatgaacacaacaccgccatcaaactctttcaagcttgaaaaccaatcattgtgaggagtcatatgatgagtacaacccgtatccaacacccatttagtagcacaatcaaatgatgaggaagtggttaaagcaaaataaaaaacacctgtttcaacctcagcaacattggcttcagaactttcttttcctttggtcttcaacttaggacaatctttcttccaatgacccttattatgacaaaaggcacattcatccctttccaaggtttttctacctttagagtttcctctaggtcgagagtATGATTTTTTCTTACTAGAAGATGACTTCTTCTCcaatgatctacctctaacaaataaagcttcagaggtactatcatgattttatctctatgcctcatttcataattcatcaaggcatttgacacatcttcaaatttcacagtttctttaccatgcataatagtggtaacaaaatgctcataagagtccggtaaggaattcaacaatattaaggccttatcttcatccttaatatcctcatctaaatttaacaagtcggcaatcaacttattaaaagcatcaaggtgtctaatcatttttgtaccttctttgtattgaaagcggtagagctttttcttcaagtgtagccagttctctgcactcttcgtcatatacttgtcttccaatttttgccacaacacacttgctaccgtctcccgcatcacaaaatacttctgagtttttgcaaggcataaccgaattgaagagcaagcccacaaatttaatttctcccagtccggcttcgacatagcttctggcttctctcccaaagcggcaagtagatcttgttgagcgaacacatctttgaccttacattgccacatcccgaagttgtttgtgccatcaaacttttccacttcgaactttacattttgcaccgtagttcttgcaaacccggagctgcttccaaaaggattttcatcttgcctgtctgacatctttggcaactagacagtacccaagagcaaccagtgctctgataccaattatTGTGCTATGAcagcaccaaacctttttggaaccaactcaagctaacccacaggaaatatatcaaatgaaatgcaagaacaaaatattaaagacaccaagattttaacaagGTTCCTCAATAGTCAGTGTAATTGGAgcacgtcctcggagcagtaggagctcacccaataatccactatcaaccaaatggaagtttacaaagtgttggcaagctcATAACACAAAACCCCAATAcaaccaatagctctcacacaccaaataaacaaatagagagaaatataatgaataatttcttctctatacgaAGCTtaaagctaatacacaaatacaactttAATTGAGTGAGAActatcaaagaaagaaaatcacctttctttcttATATGGGAGCTGCGtacctctcttcttctttctgctgCTCCCtcctattttcttcttctgcgGCTGTTTTCTTCTCATAACAACAAAACAGCAATTGCTGCTAAATAATTCCTTAAGTCACCCCGTGACTTCCCACATgggccaaagaaaaaaaaagttttctcCAACATTATCATTTGTCATCATCACAAAGCAAGGAACAACATCAAGATgtctccccttttttttttctttttttttttaatagccaAAAGGtaatggccacttggccaccaTTCAACACCTCCTTCCTTCGATGTAGAACTCATTCTCAACATTCTCACCATATGATATGTAGTTCTGTGTAATGTCATCTACAATGCGATAAACATCTGCATAAACAAATTTGGACCCCTCAAGGTTGGCGTTAAGCTCCGTGAGAAGGCTCTTCAACTCGGGGTTGAACAATTGCGCAAACTGATTTGGTTTTTCGACACAGGAGTCTCCTGCATCAAGATTTGTATCCCTCTCTTAGGGTATGCACCCAATTGGTCCTACATTTGTCACAAGAATCTTCCTTGCTCCCAAATTGTACAGTCTCTGCAAGGGTAACGCGTCTATTACATAAAACTGCAATGCCGAATATTCATATGTAAAAAGCAAAGGAAAACGATAGTAAATTTACTGTAAGTTGTAATCTGTATATTGAAATCAAAATTCCCACAAATGTTTCCGGAGGTATCAATTTTTGCTCAGGAGCTGAGATCACCGGCGTCAAGTAGTTGTTAATGAAATCGTTCGACCCCATTGTTACGGAGAAGAGAGCCTTGCTTAATTGCTCCAGAGCTGCAGGAAGGCCAAAGCTGGAGATAATGTCTTGCCTGGTATTAGCAAAGAAATctagctgttcatccatgtttaatcGACCTCCCTATCAAATTGCACTAGGTTTACGTCAAATCAAAGCATTGtatgtacaaataaataaaaactccaAACATTGAGTGCACAAGAAACCTTACAAAAATCTTCCCTGTGTGATTAAGGattccacctccaccagaaGCATAATTTATACCCTGCAGAATTTTCGGCCCGGCAGTTGTTGGAGATAAGTAAGGAGGAGTGAAACCTTTGAAGGCAAGTTGCTGACCTGTAAAGactaaaatcaattaaaaagaaggaagaaccaggaacaaaatataaaaaaaaaataaaaatggagaACTTGCCTATTATGTCAATAGTTGTTCTTCCATTTGTGTATCTTCCAGTTGGCTTTCCGAAATCGATTCCATTGGGAAGATAGTTGGCCTTGGAGAGTGACACAAGGTAGTTGTTGTTTCCCGCATCGACCAAAGAATCCCCAAACACAAAATTAGCAGGAACCTGTTTTGCCAAGCATATTCTCCAAAATAGCACAAAAATTGCTGAAGTTTGGAAGAAAATGCCAAGCTTAGTGAATGTTCTATTTGATAGGCCATCCATTGCAAAGAATGTGAAGAAAGATAATACAAAACTTTCACAGATTAAAAGGAGGCAACATCAGCAGCTATTCTTACATGGAAATTGAAATATATAATGTGAggaaatatgattatttgcagGCTGCTAAGTTAGAGAGTGCTTTGACCAGCTTTTAATATTAGCAAAAGGGCATCTCAAAAtaccaaaataataattaattaagttgaAGACAAAGAAGGAAGTTGAGTTTCCACAAtaaaattaagggaactttaacgaaaagcacccggtactgttcactttaacgaaaaaccacatttttacactaaaaagtcaattctggtactattcactttaccctttattttgtccttatcattaaaactcaaagttttcaagcccttttcattagttttccttaaaattaatTCATAATTCAATCTCTTTATAAGCACAAGAGTTAGTAAACTTCCAACGTGAAATATTTTTTCTCATCCTTACAAAAGAAGATTTATTAACCTCACTTTAAGTACATATACATGGATGATATAAGACCATGAATTGTGATGATTAAGGATTGcttaagagaagaagaagaaaattgaggttacaccataaaactaattggaaatatgaggagtagcccaattacttcatttccCCCCGATGTGGGATTGATACTCTCAACAGAAGCGTATATGGTAAAACACAATCATAAAAATATGAGGTGTCAACTTTGTTTGTAAGGAAAATGCTAGAATAAATCGTGCACACGTGTATGAACTGATGAACACAAGCTTAAATAATAGTCATGATCAACTCTGTGTGAGACCGATCCTAACACTCCTCTTGTTTGTAAATATTGATTGCCTTGCAAAATTAGCAGCAACCACCCGTGGGGACAATGCCGCAGGTGCAGTTTCAACGCCAAAAGACGTACATATTCAAGTGACTAAAGTTGCACTTGCATATATGAggccaaataaaagaaaaaaagtggcTAAAGTTGGAACCCAAGTGTGTAGTCCGTGCACTAGTTATTTCTTTCAACTAACAATGAACCTATCAAACCAGTAAATAGGAATATCATATGGAGGAAATTTAATGCAAATAAGTCTGAATATTTCCTTTAGCTTCGGAGCAAATTTGCAGCAACTCATAGCCTAAAACAAATCTTTTACAGGAATAgtagttaattaattaggatTCTTGTCGTGCAGTTCAGGCAATACCTATAAACCAGTCGGCATTTATAAGCTGCGTGACTGACCGGTGCCTAATAAAAGTCATAAGAGTTACCGGCAACTAGGTGCATATGCCATTTTCTTTGAGGCGACAGATAGACGGAACAGGTTGTGCACCACAACTAGGTTCGATTTATGGAACTTGCTACTCTAAGACAATCTCCAATAGGATGGGGTAATCACCCCTAATTCATGTATTTAGGC
It encodes the following:
- the LOC114820567 gene encoding GDSL esterase/lipase At4g16230-like, with the translated sequence MDGLSNRTFTKLGIFFQTSAIFVLFWRICLAKQVPANFVFGDSLVDAGNNNYLVSLSKANYLPNGIDFGKPTGRYTNGRTTIDIIGQQLAFKGFTPPYLSPTTAGPKILQGINYASGGGGILNHTGKIFGGRLNMDEQLDFFANTRQDIISSFGLPAALEQLSKALFSVTMGSNDFINNYLTPVISAPEQKLIPPETFVGILISIYRLQLTRLYNLGARKILVTNVGPIGCIP